TAAATCATAATTTATAGTTTCATAAAATCAACTTTCATCTAATTATGGAAAAATTAAACTTGACTTTCATTTTGGTTGTGTTCTGGAAAAAGAACCACCAAATTAAGGGTACATAAGTTAAAGCTAAAAATCAAGCCTCATGCCATGAATAAGCAATATGGGAGAGTAAGCACAAGCAGGTCTATTGGGTTGTGTTTCTACTTATGTATGCTTGTTATACTTTGAAATTCCTAAAACCAGGGAGACTGGTTTGGTATTTTGGGAAATATACTGGAAAATAGGAGAACTTTTCATTTtagcaaaaacaataaaaataataaatgcaccACGCTTCCCGCTCCTTCGGTTGACACACACCTATTCTCCCAGCAGAAACCCGGGATCTAGACCTCGGGAGGGCGCAGGGCGAGCCAACAACGGGCGCGTCCTGCACGCAGCGAGGTGGTGGGCGGCGCTGCAGCGGAGCGTCCCGAACCGGCTGCCGGTGGCAGCCCGGCAGCGTACCTCACCCCTCCCGCCCATCCCTCGTGGAAAGGCGACCAGGCCGGAGCGGGGCTGCGAGCTCAGTGGCCTCCGAGGAGAGCAGCGAGGGAGGGACGCGGCCCGCAGGACAAAGGCAGGCTCACGGCCGAGGGAGGCCGCGACAACCGAGAGCTCAGGTCGCCAGAAGGCACCAACGCTTCCCATGGAAAGGCGGAGCCCCGACGCCCGCCCCGAAAGGCGTCCCCGCCCAGCGGCAGCAGGTCCCTAGCGGCCGCGCATGCGCCGGCACGGGCCGCCAGGGAAGCGGGGAAAGGCCTCACGGGCGGGGCCTGTGCAGCCCAAGGGGACCTGCCCCGGCAAGCGAAGTTAGCAGGGCCACAGGGGCGAGGCGCTCGCCAGCGAGTTAGGAAGGGCTGACGCCGGGGGTGTGGCCTGTCCGGCCGGTGAGGCCGGTCGGATGGCGGAGGCGGGACCTCGAGGGCGGGCGAAGaaagggcggggcggggcctaggGGCGGAGCTTCCGCGGCGCGGCGGAGCAGGAGGGTCCCAGCTGCCTGAGACAGTCACTGCCCTGGTGGCGGCGGTGGCGGCAGCTGGTAGGTGGCGGTGAGGAGCTGCACGGCCCGGGCTGTTGGGGCAGCGGAGCTGCCATTGCCGGGAGCCAACAGGCGGATTTGCAGCTGGGAGCGCACCCCAGGCCGGCAGAGGAGGCGGCTGCAGCCGAATCCCGGAACGCTGCTTGGCGGTGTGTCGCGCAGCCAGTGCctgaggcggcggcggcggcggcggtggcggcgggAGCGAGGCCCTCGCTTGGTCGGCAGCGCGCGGCTGCGGCAGGGCTGGCGATGACCCGCCTCCCCTCCGCGCCACCTCCGCTCTGGCGCACCCCGCGCCGCGGGCCAAGAGGGTTGGGGGCGCCGCGCTGGACGCCGGCTGCGGCCCTCACAGGGGCTGTAAGGACCTCGCACCCTCCCGCGGACACACCCCAGGGGCGGGGCGGGCGGCGGCGGGCGTGCCAGACTGGGGGACCGCGGTGCAGGGCGCGGTCTCTGCCAGGCGGCCAGCCGGGGCGGCCCGCGCATTCAGATCCGGACCCTTTGGTCTCCTGGCCGAGCCTGACTTGGGCTGCCCCTCCGGCGCCGCTGCCCCACCGGCGTGCTCGGGAGGAGTTCCCCGCTCCGCGGAGCGGGAGGTGGCGTCCGACTCCGTCCTTCGCGTCGCCCTTGGTGCAGCGTGGGGAAAGAGTCACTCTGCAGTGTGTTTGATTCATCATTCATGGAAGGGATCCTCGTTTACTACCCTTTTCTGTTAACCAGTTCCCATTCAGCCGCAACCCTGGTGTTCTTTTCCTAGATTTTTTTCCAACAAAGAAGTGCCGGAGTCCAGTCGACAGCCCCTGACTGCCCTGCAGGGCGGGCTGAGAGTGCTTCCTTGGAGGCGCTGTTCCACGAAGCTATCCTCAGAGCCTTCTGGCCAAAATGAAGGGTGTCACTCCATCAAGTGCGTCaagtctctttctctccctttctagGGTGAAAAGGTTTCAAAAAtcgatattaaattattaaaatctgGCTGCTTAGGAATTACAGCCATAGaagaaaataatgcaaaagggaaataGAACGAGTATCTTTGAGGGGTAAGTGTCCCAACTTTTTGAAAGTGCCAGAGATGAGGTGTATGGATTTTTGAGATTGATGGGTGAACTGTAAATAAGCTTTTACTATATGGAATTTTGAACtaagatatttttgtttgtttcgttTTAGTTACTTATGGAAATTGTGGATTACCTGGACATCTTAAGACCCAGGAACCCGTTTATTAAGAATCTGCTGTCTTGAAAAATGCATTTTATGAATGCTTTGGATTAAGAAGTTGTAAACAGTGGTTTGTCGTGTCTGCCACATAAGAGATAATCTGAATCAGTTCCCTTGCAGTTACCCAGATGCCTAAAACTGGCAAGAACTAGTACTTGGAGTGGTCATCCTTCAACAGGAAATACAGAGCTACCTATGTACTATATAAATGCTATCTCTTTGATGACTTTTAAGATAATGGACAGCTTTTCTACATCTGATTTTCATACACACAATTAACACTGGAATTTGGAGAAGCATTGGTTATATATTGAAAGACTGAGTTTTCTCTTTTTgagttttccatatttattatttcatCTGTATGCTTTAAATCTCCACAGTCACATAAACTCCAGACATAACAATGGAGCTATATGACCCATCAAGATATACAAAAACTATTGGCAAGCTTTGGAACCAGTTGTTTTTGCATCTGTTCACAATTAATATATTCTCTGGTAATCAAGAATATGGAAGCAACTACAGTCATGCACATTGTATTGATAAATTGTGACTGTTGAATTTTTCTGTAACTGGTTGCTTTTGTCATTCAAATGCAAGTTATGTCCAAATGGATATAAAGACTATGTTGGTGTACCTAGCTCCTAGCCAGTGTTGAAGATAGAAAACCTATTATGACTAATCCTTGGGAAGAAAAAGTCTGCAAAATGGCCCAAACGAGTTTACTGCTCAGGAAGCAGTTTTACTGTAGGGAGTGGGTTTTCCACAAGCTTCAGCATTGCCTCCAGGAGAAATCCAGCTGCTGCAGTAGTGCTGTCAACACACCTTCGCTTGTGATGAATTCTGGGAATAACCCtggtgctgtctcaggaaaggcagcTGCCTGGGGTGTGTTGTTGGTAGGAGGGCCTGGTCGTGGCAAGACAGCCCTGTGTACTGAACTCTTATGGCCAAGTTCACCTACAAGCTTGCAGAGAGGTTTACATCACCAGGCTTTGGCCTTTCATTTCTGCAAAGCCCAGGACTCTGATACTTTGTGTGTTGGAGGGTTCGTTAGAGGTCTGGTTGCCCAGATATGCCACAGTGGACTACTCCAAGGATATGAGGACAAGCTACGAGATCCAGACATTCAAAGCCGCGTACAGCCTGGGGAATGTGAGAGGAACCCAGCAGAAGCATCCAAAAGGTAACAGCAAAGAATGTCATAGTGTTTTGGTTTCTGTGCAACAATTAGTGATTTTtagctagttttttttttgaggtacttTTACTAGTGCTGTGCAGTTGGGCTTAATCTGTGGTTGTGAGTACAACTGTTTATTTTAGTATGGAGAGAAACAGAACTTTGTAATGCACAGTATGTAGATTAAAAGTAAGTCTTAACTATTGTAGTTTAATAACAGAATGTTCCGTTTCTAACAGTAACTGTCAGTGGTAAGGGGAGTCTGTTCTTATGATAAAGAAGAACAGTTAGCTGCCTGGAAACCAGGCCTCATTTTCAGGGAGGATGAACTATCTATACTATGAGCTGAAGTAGAAGAACTCTCAGTGTAGAAGCCAGTACCTTTTGTTTATAGTATATTATTTTTTACATGAAAATTTCTCCTTAAAAGGCATTATAGGCATTGAGAATCTGAAGAAAATTTGCTAATGTGTTTTTGGGATTATTTCCATATTAACTTATTGAAAAGTTGAATTATAAGTTTATGTGATATTTATAACGTAGTGAAAATTTTGGGATTATTTTAGTGCTTTTAGTGAGTGGTGCAGAGAACATTTTTCCCCCCTAATTTTAGTTAAGCATTTGTTCATGGTGAGTGGACTGATCTAAGCAATTTACTTTTTGAAGTGACTGCAGATTCAAAATCTGCTCAAGAAAACataattttgggctggggatgtggctcaagcggtagcgcactcgcctggcatgcgtgcggcccgggttcgatcctcagcaccacatacaaacaaagatgttgtgtccgccgagaactaaaaaataaatattaaaattctctttaaaaaaaaaaaaagaaaacataatttcTTGAGAATATGATTTTTGCCTGTCACTTCCTTAGTCATTGTGAAAGTGGCAATTGGTTATTGTGTGCTGGCTGTTGACTTCCTTCTACTTGAATGACTCATTTTGCCACACACCTTTTTCTCCCCATATTAACTAGGCTTTAGCAGGTAAAAGTTTGTGCCCCAAGGATTATGGAACATTGTGCACTGGAGGTTTGTATGAGTGTATCTCCTGGACGATTGGAACAGTTTTAAGTAGCTCTGAAAAGGGGGATGCTTGTTTTTATGATCTCCTCAAATCTAGTGTCATGAAATCTATAAGTTTGAAGGCATATTGATAATATTTAGTAATTATAGCAAACAGTATGTTGGTCATTGTTCTAAgagttttataaatattaaacCATTTCATCTTCATAATGTTCTGTGAGGTCATTCCCATTTACgtatgaggaaactgagggttGGAAAGTGAAGTAAACTGTCCAAGCTAGTTAAGTGGCATTTGAAGTATCTCTCTCCATATTTGTAATAATAGGTTTCTTTTAAGGACTTGATGAAAAGAGGAGTGATGTAGAAGTTGGTGTGCAATGAAGTTGGAGAGTGAGGGCTGGTTCAGAGTGTGGCTAAGAATGAGGAATGATAGCGTAGAACTGAACGTTGTGAGGGGTTATTAAACTCAcagatgttagggtctgtaaacaagtcagaatggcgcctggcattttgcagagggaatggtttgtgaagtaatgccagagaaccattaagtgtggagattccttattggttaactgctgtatctagtttatgttaattaagatatgctgtgtggaatgtatatatacccttcctgtcctacaataaatggctcctgctcctgctgtatcaatgtacacaagttgttcatcaccccctggttattttactGCAGCCGAACTGCGGCACACAGAGTCTTGCTTTTGAGAAGTATAGGACTCTTGGGGCCTTTTAATCTGTCAGTGCAGTCCAGTGGAAGTCAGGGTGCATCTTTTGGTCATCAGAATCAGGCTTAAAACTGTTACATCATTCACCAGTCTATGAGGATGTCTGAGTTAATGCTTGTGGCACGGACGGGAGATGGCAGGTGTGATGGAGCGGGTCCATTCTGTAGTCACTGTGATTGAGCCAGTGAGGGAGTCTTGAAAATGAAACTTTCCCTTTTAGGAGACAATGATCTCTACACAAAaacatcttttattatttttctcaagATAACCATCAATAGTGAAGACCTGAGTTTTAATCTCTTTGTCATCAGTAAGTTCATGAACTATTTGGATGACACCTAAAACAATTACTTTCAAAGAATTCAAGAATAccctaattaattaaaattatataattttgtaatttattggAATGCATATATAAATTTCTAACACCTAAATGTTTAAAATCCTGATAACTGTATATTTTTGATGTTGTAATACTTAAGCATACCTCTCACTATAGAATCATTGATTTTTCTAAAAGAAATTTTTCTCTTACTCAGTTGTtcctcatattttctttttcttgtgtaaTTTACAGTTATTATCTAATCGAAAGAAGAAAGAAGCATTTAGAGCTATGTGTGAAAACCGCACCAGCACTGCTTTTCTGATTGACAGTAGGTGCTATTCTTGATAGTGGGTGCTAATCACTTTGTCTTTCCATTCTATATTTCCTGTGTCTACACTTGCTTGCCTTTTTACCACATTAACCAGTAAGAATTTTCTCACTGGATGCTGCCCCTCCATCCTGGATTTCTCACCCTCCAGAATGGAGAACTGAATAAACCTCTCTTGTTTATAAATTCCACATTCTCTGATATTTTGTTGCAGAAGCAGAAAATTGACTAAGTCAACTGACTTCTTCAATAGGTCCTTcaaggaattttaataggaacatATTCTATCAGGGCATGTATAGTTGTAATTTAATAGCCAGACAGTGGGACAGAGGACCATTGTTTTCAAGGAGCTGTGGTATTTTGATGGAGATAGAAGTAGCTATGTGATGAGATGAAATATAAGCAAAGATACGCAAAatcttttttttcactttaaacaaaaacaaaatccaaaaccagcttttatattgttattttcttAACATTTAAAATCTGATAATGTTGATAGTTCCACATAGTCATGTGAAACAATTTATTAGTAGTGagaaattgataaagaaaaaacCCTTATTCTCAGATATACTAAGCTGGGGGAACTTTCAAAGAAGTGATTTAGTAATAGATGCTTTTTTAGCCACttacttttttttcagtttttctttctatttttccctGTATTTTACTCTTAATACTAGGTGAAACACATAATATTGTATGCTGACTTCTTACATGCAATGATATGACTGTGTATTAACATTAAGTACCAACTTGCAGAGTTCCATTTTCCTGAATAACAAAGAGAGGTAAAAGGAATTTCATATTAATCTAGTTCCATACTGTCATGTTCCCTTCTGACTTGGCACAGTATGTCATTTCTTAGATTTAGttgtcatgaatttttttttaatatcaattattattttttaaaatattttttagttgtagatggacataattttattttatttatttacctttttgtggtgctgtggatcaaacccagtccctcatatgtgctaggtgagtgctctaccactgagccccagcccaaatattcttttagttgttgatggacctttatttgtttatatgcaatgctgagaattgaacccagggcctcacacatgctagtcacgtgctctaccactgagccacaactctaaccctaatatcATTAATTCTTAACCGAAAATATTGAGAGCAAATGCTGTGTGTTTTTAAGAACAGTTCATAAAAAATTTCATACAATATTATGTGTTTCACCTAGTATTAAGAGTAAAATATagggaaaaatagaaaaactgaagaaaaagtaaatggCTAAAAAAGCATCTCGTACTAAATCAGGTGAGCTGTGTTAGGTTGATTTCTGTGGGAGATCCAGCAGTGAGCAGAGTAGGCAGAGTCCTACCTTCATGGAGCTTGAATTCGTATTTCTGTAGAGCGAAAATAGCTAAGGTAAATAAGACACATTAATTTCTGTTGTTGctttttcattgtatttttaaCTAATTTTGGAGTTTGATGATTTTTCCAGTTCTGTTGTTAGTGGAACACGATCACGTTCTTGGACTGGCTTCTTCCATTCCTGCCCCTTCCGCTTCTGTTAGGGCCTTGTGTGTCTTGTTGGACGGCCCTTGTCTAGAGTTGGCTTAGAGGGGAGCCCCCTGGTGACCTGGGACTGCAAGACGCCTTCCAGTATCCAGGACTTGGGGAGGGGCTGGAGGGTGCCTGAAGGCTGGGTCTGGTTGGAGCTCCGGGTGAACCTACTCTTGGGCCTTGAACCCTGGGGTCTTCGTGGGAGGTGTCTGGCACAGAGCTGGAACTCCCGACCCTCACCCTGGTCATTTCAGAGCCTGTGTTCATTTCAGGCCAACATCTGCAGGACCAGGAGTGAGTCTTCTGTGTGTGGCATGGCTTCCTGGGTCGCCCTGTGGAGTAGGAAGAAAGAGTGTCTCCAGGGCACACCATATGATGCATAGACAGAATGAAACTGTGATGACAATTTAAGATCAGTTGTCTAGGTTTTGAGAGTTCAGCAGGAAACTCAAGTCCATGGTGGAAGGCAGCGTGGCTTGGTAGGACAAGATGGCAAACTGGGAGACCACCCTGACACTTGTTGTTGTGTCAAATAAGAGTCCCTCAATGATGGACTGTTCTTTCCCAGCTTTTTATCTCTTTCTGTAGCATTGATGGTTCTTCACTTTTCTCTCTCGACTTCTACCTTCTGTCCTCGCACCCCTTCTGTTAGGCATATGTTGTATCTCGTACCCCTTCTGTTAGGCATATGCTTCTTTATGACATCATTTCTGATGAATTTTTTATATGGACCCTCGTGCTTTGTGTGGCACTTTACATACCATAATGCCAGCTGTCCTCTGAGGGAGAGCAGCACACAATGCTGCTGCCCACCTAGACTGTCGCAGCCTAGCTGAAAGAATGCTCAAACTCTTCATGTGCGCAGCTGTCTTACTTCATGAAGCAGTGCTGTGCTGCTGAGAACATTCTCAAGCATCCTTTTAAACCTGTACTAGGAGTAAAGGAGGGAGAGGTGCTGCAGCCCACTTGCTGGGGGCCAGGTTGCTGGACCGTGGGGTGTGCATTTTCATCTTCCACTCTGCGACATGCCTCCAACTGCCCTTGGAACGTCTGTCCATTTATGGGCTTGTAGTAGTGTgtattgaattttcatttttccacTAGGCCACCAGCTTTTGCTTTGTTGTCAGGTTCTGTGTGTTGtgaatttctgttctgtttgtgtTGTAATCAGGATAGTAGTGAATGCATCCAGAATCCCTAATGCCTAATAATTATGTTCTTTAGTTCTCTTATGGAATTTTCATTGCTGATTTTTGTAGCTTCCATTTGTTGTTTTAATTCTCCATCTTTCACCCTTTTATATACATCTATTTTCTCCAATATTTTAATCACAGTTATTTTAACCTCTGGGTATTTTCTCAGCCTATATTAATTATCTTTTTTCTCTAGATTACTAATCTCCTATTCTTTGCCTTTTCCTATCTAACAATTTTTTAATTGTATGTCAGATGGTGATAGATGATCATGGTGGCAGAGAAGTCTTTCCCCCTCCCTGCTTGGCCAGGCTGGTGAGGAACTGGTGCAGGTGAGAGCAAGCTGGACTGGGGTCCTTGCTGACCTTGGAAAGGCCTCTGCTTCCTGTCTGTGCTTGGCGTGGTTTGGCTGGTCAGCTCTGCTCAGCTCTCAGGACTTGCTAATTCACTTCCCTGGGAGATGTTAATGTGTGGTGCTTTTGGCCTTGATTCCTTACACATCCTGGAGTTTTGTGTTTAAAGCAAGCATTCTGGCTTAGCAGAATTCTTCTCTCACATGCCGCCAGTGGAGCCCTCAAGGTGGCTTTAGACACACCTGGCCTGGTCTCTCAGGCTTCTAAGCACAGCCCACAGTTTAGCAAAGTCCCTTAGGGAAAATGAACCTTGTGTTCAGGACCCATCACACATGCACTCTGCTCCTTAAAAGGGACACACTGACTCCTACAAACCTTGCTGTCTTTGCTCCCTTGGTAGAATCCCTTAAGGCAGCCCAGTCACAATTCTTAGTCTGCACCTGTAGAATTACATGTGTCCCCAAATCAACAAATGACCCCCGAGAAGAAACCAGCAGTCACTTTGTTCCTCACTTTGAAAGAGCTCCTGCTCTGGAGTTCCAGTTCATCTCATTTTCTTGCTTTAGCAACCCCCTCATGTTGGTAAAAATACAGTTGtcatttttctctctcagttGCCAGTTGCTACAGGGGAGGTTGGTGCTGGGGCCTACTGTGCTTCACCCTGCAGAAGGCCCTTGACTTTCCTTGTTTTACTGGATTTATGCCTCTGCTCATTAagttatttcctttttaaaaagtcaattttgCCCCTGCCCTTATTTCTCTGAACAATACAATTGCATGTTTTAAGCCCTTAGGAATTTTCTGAGTTACTTTAGCTTAGACGCGAGTACACGCTTCTGGGTTTGCTGCCTTCTCGCTGAGTGCTGAGTTTCATTCCCCCTCTTGGAACTCTGTTATTCTTACTCCAGGGGTTATTGATCACCTTACCATTCTGTCCCCAGGGTGACCGACTATGAGGGCTGCAAATGGGAAGGTCAAGTTTCTCCTGCAAGCTGCTGACTTCTAGATTCAATATTGACTTGAAGTGGTCACTTGCTGTCTCCACTGTGGCTAGCTCTGTGTGCTCCACTGAGCATACTCCCCacatttttaatttcatctttttttattgttgtattgGCCCAGCCCCTGTCCCAGCTCTGGTTTCAGCCAGTGAGTCCTAGTCTGGAGGCTGGGGACTCCTAGTCCCTTTACTCCCACCAGCAAGCACCCAGGTGCCACTGCAGGCTTTGGGGCAAGCAAGGCTTAAAGAATGTGGTTTTTCTGTTTCTGACTCTTCTTCTCTTTGGTTATATCTTTCTTTATGTTTTCATGTTCCATATCTCTGGGCTAAGTTTTAGCAAGGACTACACAGTTCAAAAAATgtgaaagttgggctggggatgtggctcaagtgatagcacgctcgcctggcatgcgtgcggcccgggttcgatcctcagcaccacatacaaacaaagacgttgtgtccaccgataactaaaaaataaatattaaaattcattctctctctctctctctctctctctcttaaaaatgtGAAAGTATTGTAGTCACTAGGCAGAAATTCAGGGACACATATTATCCCACATTTTGGGCAAACTTTTTCCTGATTTTAATTTTCAAGTACATTTActaggtttttttggtttttcttttaaacTAATAGGTAATATTCCATCCCAAACTGGTTGAAAGTACTAATgatacttctttttcttcttctttttccacaTGCTTTAGATAATGATTGGGGTAACTTTGTTTCTAAGAAAAGAAGATAGAATCTAAGTTTGTTTTCCAAGAGAATACATGATATATTGATTGAAAATTACTAGTACTTTAATTTTTCTGCTTTACTCTCATCTTCTGTAGgaacttaatttttaaagtctGGGTTTTTTAGACAATTTAACAATTTGTTAATGAAGAGATGGTCAATGATTTCAGAAAGTACTCAGTGCTCAGAACTGCTTTTTAGAGCAAGCAGACCTCATGCTctgggc
This Callospermophilus lateralis isolate mCalLat2 unplaced genomic scaffold, mCalLat2.hap1 Scaffold_63, whole genome shotgun sequence DNA region includes the following protein-coding sequences:
- the LOC143389650 gene encoding ankyrin repeat domain-containing protein 50-like, which gives rise to MTNPWEEKVCKMAQTSLLLRKQFYCREWVFHKLQHCLQEKSSCCSSAVNTPSLVMNSGNNPGAVSGKAAAWGVLLVGGPGRGKTALCTELLWPSSPTSLQRGLHHQALAFHFCKAQDSDTLCVGGFVRGLVAQICHSGLLQGYEDKLRDPDIQSRVQPGECERNPAEASKRMARGPPSYCFVAFPPRAKDGLVVFGKNSARPRDEVQQVVYFSAAD